One genomic window of Papilio machaon chromosome 17, ilPapMach1.1, whole genome shotgun sequence includes the following:
- the LOC106708765 gene encoding homeobox protein Nkx-2.1: MSAEGGGYSPCPAEALPELSAAELAMSLSPKSALLQQNLSQLQLQHSTPFSVTDILSPIEEYRKLELANNPPSPYRSNSSGSSINSPLGPASCGMTANPYAVPLYGGAPVQGYGCAPADLPHYGDMRGASWYPASNDPRFAISRLMTSTSGGMGHVNNMGGLAACAGPDAKPMQFPLAQRRKRRVLFTQAQVYELERRFKQQKYLSAPEREHLASLIHLTPTQVKIWFQNHRYKCKRQAKEKAMAEQNQHNQSSSSPRRVAVPVLVKDGKPCGSGESSSPAHSHCATPTSGYSAAPAQAACSNPLAYRQPAAYQQQCSGYLPLQGRAW, from the exons ATGTCCGCGGAGGGCGGCGGCTACTCGCCGTGTCCGGCGGAGGCGCTGCCGGAGCTGAGCGCCGCCGAGCTGGCGATGAGCCTGTCGCCGAAGTCGGCGCTGCTGCAGCAGAACCTCTCGCAACTGCAGCTCCAGCATTCTACGCCTTTCTCCGTCACCGACATCCTCTCGCCGATAGAGGAATACCGCAAATTGGAGCTCGCGAACAATCCGCCGTCGCCGTACAG GTCGAATTCTTCAGGGAGCAGTATCAACTCGCCGCTGGGGCCGGCGTCTTGCGGCATGACGGCCAACCCGTACGCGGTGCCGCTGTACGGCGGAGCGCCGGTGCAAGGCTACGGCTGCGCACCCGCAGACCTACCGCACTACGGAGATATGCGCGGCGCGAGCTGGTATCCCGCATCAAACGACCCCAGGTTTGCCA TTTCCAGGCTGATGACATCGACGTCGGGCGGCATGGGCCACGTCAACAACATGGGAGGGCTGGCGGCGTGTGCTGGACCAGACGCCAAGCCGATGCAGTTCCCGCTCGCGCAGCGTAGGAAACGGAGGGTGCTTTTCACACAAGCTCAG GTATACGAGCTGGAGCGGCGGTTCAAGCAGCAGAAGTACCTGTCGGCGCCGGAGCGCGAGCATCTTGCCTCACTCATACACTTAACACCCACGCAG gtTAAAATTTGGTTCCAGAACCATCGCTACAAGTGCAAACGACAAGCCAAAGAGAAAGCGATGGCGGAACAAAATCAACACAATCAG tcATCATCTTCACCACGGCGGGTGGCGGTGCCGGTATTGGTGAAGGACGGTAAGCCATGCGGCTCGGGCGAGTCATCTTCGCCGGCTCACAGCCACTGCGCCACACCCACGTCCGGGTATTCAGCGGCGCCGGCGCAGGCCGCCTGCAGCAACCCGCTCGCCTACCGTCAGCCCGCCGCCTACCAGCAGCAGTGCTCCGGCTACCTCCCGCTGCAGGGCCGCGCCTGGTAG